The following proteins are co-located in the Dyadobacter chenwenxiniae genome:
- a CDS encoding alpha/beta hydrolase, whose amino-acid sequence MKKILNLFKEKRLGNRSLGKIYFEHSATSQLRSAYMVNGNPWLQLIQTLMLKIVSLLVWLLLVIMAGSSSDNNTRQRSADSTMVFQVGYRSISFADSSRTYRPGVEQSDPLYFRPIDIDLWYPAKPVVSDSILKFGYFLQLLQDRANFYSAPQKFDSLPTTVAKSFCDGFGCSQPALLLQSPTHTFNRAKPVSQEFPLVVYFASFGSMGYENYLLFESLASQGYIIACVNSIGRYPGDMTMKNADLMEQVRDADQIMNRLKLDNSIDTTKIGVLGYSWGGLAGALWAMQRKGINAMVSLDGSEVHHYGNSKSEDQDFEYTISTPFFEKSTLSVPYLRLESNPEPNRSEKDSTYNFLRKVKAAKQVVKIDSARHQDFSSLATIIRTSGKCSVPKVYYTISSYTISYFNKHLKGQE is encoded by the coding sequence TTGAAAAAAATCCTAAATCTGTTTAAAGAAAAGCGATTAGGAAATAGATCTTTAGGTAAGATCTATTTTGAGCATTCGGCAACATCACAGCTTAGGTCTGCGTACATGGTCAACGGGAATCCTTGGTTACAATTGATTCAAACGCTCATGCTGAAAATCGTTTCGCTTCTTGTATGGTTGCTTTTAGTAATAATGGCAGGCAGTAGTTCCGACAACAATACCCGTCAAAGATCCGCAGATAGTACAATGGTTTTCCAAGTTGGATACAGAAGTATCTCATTTGCCGATAGTTCGAGAACTTACAGGCCAGGCGTTGAGCAAAGCGACCCTTTGTATTTCCGACCAATTGATATTGATCTATGGTATCCTGCCAAACCAGTTGTTTCTGATTCAATACTGAAATTTGGGTATTTTCTTCAATTGTTGCAAGACAGAGCTAATTTTTACAGTGCTCCTCAGAAGTTTGACAGTTTACCAACGACTGTTGCTAAGTCTTTCTGCGATGGGTTCGGTTGTTCGCAACCGGCCCTTCTTCTACAAAGCCCTACCCATACATTCAACCGGGCTAAGCCAGTATCCCAGGAATTTCCTCTGGTCGTATACTTCGCAAGTTTCGGCTCGATGGGTTATGAAAATTACCTCCTTTTTGAATCGCTGGCTAGTCAGGGCTATATCATTGCCTGCGTTAACTCTATTGGCCGCTACCCTGGTGATATGACGATGAAAAATGCCGACTTAATGGAGCAGGTCAGGGACGCTGATCAAATCATGAACCGGTTAAAACTGGATAATAGCATTGACACGACAAAAATCGGCGTATTAGGTTATAGCTGGGGTGGACTTGCAGGGGCACTCTGGGCTATGCAACGGAAGGGCATAAACGCTATGGTATCACTGGATGGTTCTGAGGTTCATCATTATGGGAATTCAAAATCAGAGGATCAAGATTTTGAGTATACTATCTCCACCCCTTTTTTCGAGAAATCAACTTTGTCCGTGCCTTACCTGCGTTTAGAGAGTAACCCTGAACCGAATAGATCTGAGAAAGATTCCACATATAATTTTTTAAGAAAAGTCAAAGCGGCAAAGCAGGTTGTAAAGATTGACTCTGCCAGGCACCAGGATTTCTCTTCCTTGGCAACCATTATTAGAACATCCGGCAAATGTTCAGTTCCCAAAGTTTACTACACCATTTCAAGCTATACAATATCATACTTCAATAAGCATCTTAAGGGCCAAGAGTAA
- a CDS encoding helix-turn-helix transcriptional regulator: protein MIDHEVNRLSRLVALLTLLQTKRMVTAAELAKRFSVSTRTIYRDIRTLESAGIPVITHDGKGYAMLEGYRLPPVMFSRGEATALLTAEKLAARFTDPATALLTTTAMDKLRAALRYTDRDHLETLSPQIQVLEPASESNRADTYQQLLRAVTSRLVADITYNAAETGLSTSREIEPIGLYLSQHRHVVAFCRLRQQFRDFRLDRIRDLNVKEEVFAVRPQALQNYWIDQAKRQEKEKVVIRFRMAGIIPALARRMEDTKHQFGFTHETLLSDGSVEMLFLVGSLPYLATWLLPYAGAVTVLEPVALQDQLRELARQVHHAFCA, encoded by the coding sequence ATGATCGATCACGAAGTAAACCGTCTTTCGAGGCTCGTGGCGCTGCTTACGTTGCTTCAAACCAAGCGGATGGTGACTGCCGCAGAACTGGCGAAGCGATTTTCGGTCAGTACCCGAACCATTTACCGTGACATCCGGACTCTTGAAAGTGCAGGAATCCCGGTGATCACCCATGATGGCAAGGGTTATGCCATGCTGGAAGGTTACAGGCTGCCGCCGGTCATGTTCAGCCGTGGAGAAGCCACCGCGCTATTGACGGCCGAAAAGCTGGCCGCCCGGTTTACAGACCCTGCCACCGCGCTCCTGACCACCACTGCGATGGATAAGCTGCGGGCAGCACTCCGGTACACAGATCGGGATCACCTGGAAACGTTGTCGCCCCAAATCCAGGTTTTGGAACCAGCCAGCGAGAGTAACCGCGCTGATACTTATCAACAGTTATTGAGGGCCGTTACTTCAAGGCTTGTGGCCGATATTACATATAACGCAGCTGAAACCGGCTTGTCTACCAGCCGGGAAATTGAACCGATCGGCCTTTATTTAAGCCAGCACAGGCATGTGGTCGCATTTTGCAGGCTCCGGCAGCAATTCCGGGACTTTCGTCTTGATCGCATCCGTGATTTAAATGTGAAGGAAGAAGTATTCGCTGTCAGGCCGCAGGCCCTGCAAAATTATTGGATCGACCAGGCAAAGCGTCAGGAAAAAGAGAAGGTCGTCATCCGTTTTCGGATGGCTGGTATTATCCCTGCCCTGGCGCGACGGATGGAGGATACCAAACACCAGTTTGGCTTCACACACGAAACATTACTGTCTGATGGAAGTGTGGAAATGCTGTTTCTGGTTGGCTCGTTGCCTTACCTCGCCACCTGGCTGCTGCCTTACGCCGGCGCTGTCACAGTTCTGGAACCTGTCGCCTTGCAGGATCAGCTCCGGGAACTGGCCCGGCAGGTGCATCATGCTTTTTGCGCGTGA
- a CDS encoding alpha/beta fold hydrolase, whose amino-acid sequence MNHSFKTVFVSLFVFTAILSINAPVSIAQQIYSKAYGHRGDPAIIYLHGGPRGNSTLFEGTTATALASRGFYVIVYDRRGEGRSIDAEAKITFDEAFSDLNTLIKQYDLSKVSLLGHSFGGIVSTLYVNAFPEKVERLILVGALFSQQESYDHILSSSLSAATQKEDTAMLKKISYIKSLDKQSEQYRKQTYEVASHFGFFKMPKPTEESKKLNQEYDSSSFSKSNIRNDKAPVLFYQNESRVNIDTKAILKSIKNKNIKLSAIYGLQDGIFSKKQLSEMQNITGPANFYAIENCSHYPFVDQQAKFLQSVQQIMNK is encoded by the coding sequence ATGAACCATAGTTTCAAAACAGTATTTGTATCCCTTTTTGTTTTTACTGCCATTTTATCAATCAATGCCCCGGTATCAATAGCTCAACAAATATATTCGAAAGCCTATGGTCACAGGGGAGATCCGGCTATTATATATTTGCATGGCGGCCCTCGGGGTAATTCAACATTGTTCGAAGGAACAACCGCAACCGCGCTTGCTTCAAGGGGCTTTTATGTAATCGTATACGACAGGAGAGGCGAAGGCCGGTCCATTGACGCTGAGGCGAAAATAACATTTGATGAGGCGTTTTCCGATTTGAACACTCTTATCAAACAATATGATTTGTCGAAAGTGAGTCTTTTAGGCCATAGTTTCGGTGGTATTGTTTCAACCTTGTATGTAAATGCATTCCCCGAAAAAGTGGAGCGGCTTATACTCGTTGGCGCATTGTTCTCTCAACAGGAGTCATATGACCATATCCTCAGTTCCAGTCTAAGCGCTGCAACGCAAAAGGAAGACACAGCAATGCTGAAAAAGATTTCTTACATTAAATCGCTGGATAAGCAAAGTGAACAGTATCGCAAGCAGACATACGAAGTGGCGTCACACTTTGGCTTTTTCAAAATGCCGAAACCTACTGAGGAGTCGAAAAAACTGAATCAGGAGTACGATAGCAGTAGCTTTTCCAAATCGAATATCCGCAATGATAAAGCCCCGGTGTTATTCTATCAAAATGAATCCCGTGTAAATATTGACACCAAAGCCATTTTAAAAAGCATCAAAAATAAAAATATCAAGCTCTCGGCCATTTATGGACTGCAAGATGGCATTTTCTCAAAAAAGCAGCTCTCCGAGATGCAAAATATCACTGGCCCGGCCAATTTCTACGCCATCGAAAATTGCTCTCATTACCCCTTTGTAGATCAACAAGCTAAGTTTTTACAAAGTGTTCAACAGATAATGAATAAATGA
- a CDS encoding ABC transporter permease, producing the protein MMQNYITVAWRNLLKNKAISFIMIFGLAASIAAFLLITQYVFSEFSYDEFHTGADNIYRIRLDDYKQGVLTNSSVISYHAEATAIKETFPEVENFVRLHRADGMISYRKPSGELVSYHEKKAFYADSSLFDVFSFPLLKGAANQVLRRPESVVISESMAQKYFGRQNPIGKTLRLSSDWQGGDYVVEGVFADIPMNSHIHFDFVFSIQNLLKNQQFATGGWYWTNFYTYLLLKPGTLPEALENRLSGVIEKHIGKQLKKYKVRQAFALQPFRSIHLHSQTASEVEPNGKIGIVYVLILVAFLILAIGWLNYINLSTARGIERAKEVGLRKALGSEKRQLIQQFFVESLGFNLLSVFIGIGLFLLALVIFSDWIQTTNGFSMLLNPLFWIVSLTVIFLGFFLSAFYPAFVLSSFKPIAILKGYLPKQTGGESFRKSLVVFQFTASIFLIIATLVINQQLAFMQQQDLGMNINQQLIIKAPKVLRTDSFTNDIRFFKDRMLAHTDVRHVTASSEVPGQEIFWTDEWQRFHQAAADYKLCSMMAVDEDFIPTYNIKLLAGRNFNKELVLDNEAVIINESALKAFGFATAEQAINQEIGNVIPKKIVGVVNDFHQQSLKTANRPIIFQHIPWNSSFLTIALRSNHVGESIAMLEKVYHEAFPGNAFEFFFLDDHFQQQYKSDERVAALFSWFALVAISIACLGLLGLAMFTAKNRTKEIGIRKVLGASVGSVVMLLSRDFLRPVGLAILLASPLAWYAMTWWLQDFAYKTDIKLWTFLVAGVLAIGIALVTVSFQSVKAALTNPVKSLRGE; encoded by the coding sequence ATGATGCAAAATTACATTACAGTTGCCTGGCGTAATCTGTTGAAGAATAAGGCGATTTCGTTCATTATGATTTTCGGGTTGGCTGCTAGTATAGCTGCTTTTCTCTTGATTACTCAGTATGTATTCTCTGAGTTTAGCTATGATGAATTCCATACGGGTGCAGATAACATCTACCGTATTCGACTCGATGATTATAAACAGGGCGTTCTGACGAACAGCAGTGTAATCAGCTACCACGCCGAAGCCACGGCCATAAAAGAAACCTTTCCTGAGGTTGAGAATTTTGTTCGGCTACACCGGGCAGATGGTATGATCAGTTACCGGAAACCATCGGGAGAACTAGTCAGCTACCATGAGAAAAAGGCATTTTATGCCGATTCTTCTTTATTCGATGTATTTTCATTCCCGTTGCTAAAAGGTGCTGCCAATCAGGTGCTGCGTCGGCCTGAGTCGGTTGTGATTTCAGAATCGATGGCCCAAAAGTATTTTGGTCGGCAAAATCCGATTGGCAAAACGCTGCGGTTAAGTTCAGATTGGCAGGGAGGCGACTACGTAGTGGAAGGGGTATTTGCTGATATTCCAATGAACAGTCATATCCATTTCGATTTTGTTTTTTCCATCCAGAATCTGCTCAAAAATCAGCAGTTTGCCACAGGAGGCTGGTACTGGACCAATTTCTATACGTATCTGCTCCTTAAACCAGGCACCTTGCCAGAAGCATTAGAGAATCGGCTGTCTGGTGTAATCGAAAAGCATATTGGTAAACAACTAAAAAAGTATAAGGTCAGGCAAGCGTTCGCTTTACAACCCTTTCGTTCCATTCACCTTCATTCTCAAACAGCCTCAGAAGTCGAACCAAACGGAAAAATTGGCATTGTTTATGTGCTTATCCTGGTTGCTTTCCTGATTCTGGCCATTGGCTGGCTAAATTATATAAACCTATCCACGGCCAGAGGAATTGAACGGGCTAAGGAGGTAGGACTCCGCAAAGCACTGGGTTCCGAAAAACGGCAATTGATTCAGCAATTCTTTGTTGAGTCTTTGGGTTTTAACCTGTTATCTGTGTTCATCGGAATTGGTCTTTTTTTACTGGCGCTGGTGATCTTTTCTGATTGGATTCAGACTACCAATGGCTTTTCCATGCTTCTGAATCCCTTATTTTGGATCGTATCCTTAACTGTGATTTTTCTCGGGTTCTTTCTTTCCGCATTTTACCCTGCTTTTGTCCTTTCCTCGTTTAAACCGATTGCAATTTTAAAAGGGTATTTGCCTAAGCAAACCGGTGGCGAATCGTTCCGTAAATCCTTAGTAGTGTTTCAGTTTACAGCTTCGATTTTCCTAATTATTGCCACACTGGTCATTAATCAGCAGCTTGCTTTCATGCAGCAGCAGGATTTGGGGATGAACATCAACCAGCAGCTCATCATTAAAGCCCCCAAAGTATTACGAACGGACAGCTTTACCAATGACATTCGCTTTTTTAAGGATCGGATGTTAGCGCATACAGATGTCCGCCATGTAACTGCTTCCTCCGAAGTTCCGGGGCAGGAAATTTTCTGGACAGACGAATGGCAACGGTTCCATCAGGCTGCCGCCGATTACAAACTGTGCAGCATGATGGCTGTTGACGAAGATTTTATTCCGACGTATAACATTAAACTGTTGGCGGGGCGAAATTTCAATAAAGAACTAGTGCTTGACAATGAAGCGGTTATCATCAACGAAAGCGCCTTGAAAGCTTTTGGCTTCGCAACCGCCGAACAGGCAATCAATCAGGAAATTGGCAACGTGATACCTAAAAAGATTGTTGGCGTGGTCAATGACTTCCATCAGCAATCCCTGAAAACGGCAAATCGTCCTATTATTTTTCAGCACATTCCCTGGAATAGCAGCTTTCTGACGATTGCATTACGAAGCAATCATGTAGGGGAATCAATAGCAATGCTTGAAAAAGTCTATCATGAAGCATTTCCCGGCAATGCATTTGAGTTTTTTTTCTTGGATGATCATTTTCAGCAACAGTACAAATCTGATGAACGGGTAGCCGCTCTGTTCAGCTGGTTCGCGCTGGTTGCAATTAGTATTGCCTGTTTAGGCCTGCTGGGTCTGGCAATGTTCACGGCTAAAAATCGCACGAAGGAAATTGGTATCCGAAAGGTGCTCGGAGCCAGCGTTGGCAGTGTTGTCATGCTATTGTCCAGGGATTTTCTCAGGCCAGTGGGTCTAGCTATCCTATTAGCTTCTCCACTTGCCTGGTACGCTATGACCTGGTGGTTACAGGACTTCGCGTATAAAACTGACATCAAGTTGTGGACATTTTTGGTAGCTGGTGTGCTGGCAATAGGAATCGCCTTGGTAACCGTAAGTTTCCAAAGTGTCAAAGCAGCGTTGACAAATCCAGTCAAGAGCTTACGTGGCGAATAA
- a CDS encoding SDR family oxidoreductase — protein sequence MSETIKATLQNPVNKYPKPPFNKQPQQVPGLASKMDPQPDHGENSYKGSGRLADRKALITGGDSGIGRAAAIAYAREGADVVINYLPDEQSDADEVIELIEAAGRKGYGIPGDITGEAFCRELVEQAVEKLGGLDILVNNAGHQQAVESLLELTSEGFDATIKTNIYAPFWITKAALPHLAEGSVIIATSSVQAYDPSENLFDYAQTKAANVAFVKSLAKQLGPKGIRVNGVAPGPVWTPLQVSGGQPQDKIVEFGEATPLGRPGQPAELASIYVQLADSEASFATGQIYGAAGGSGHP from the coding sequence ATGTCTGAAACAATCAAAGCAACGCTTCAAAACCCGGTGAACAAATATCCCAAACCACCGTTTAACAAACAGCCGCAGCAAGTGCCGGGATTAGCCTCGAAGATGGATCCGCAACCTGATCACGGTGAGAATTCCTACAAAGGATCTGGCCGGCTGGCCGACAGAAAGGCCTTGATTACAGGCGGCGACTCGGGCATTGGACGTGCAGCAGCAATTGCCTACGCACGTGAGGGGGCCGATGTGGTGATCAATTATTTGCCGGATGAACAATCTGATGCAGATGAAGTTATTGAACTCATCGAAGCAGCGGGCAGGAAGGGCTATGGAATTCCCGGCGATATCACCGGGGAAGCTTTTTGCCGGGAACTTGTAGAGCAGGCCGTAGAGAAATTAGGCGGACTGGATATCCTGGTCAATAACGCGGGGCACCAGCAAGCCGTGGAATCCCTGCTTGAACTCACGTCAGAAGGTTTTGATGCGACCATCAAGACCAACATTTACGCTCCCTTCTGGATAACGAAGGCCGCTTTGCCGCACCTTGCGGAAGGTTCGGTAATCATCGCCACTTCGTCTGTTCAGGCATACGACCCGTCGGAAAACTTATTCGACTATGCGCAGACAAAGGCTGCCAATGTTGCTTTTGTGAAATCGCTGGCCAAACAACTGGGGCCGAAAGGCATTCGGGTGAATGGTGTAGCACCCGGGCCGGTATGGACGCCGCTGCAGGTAAGTGGCGGCCAGCCACAGGATAAGATCGTGGAGTTTGGGGAAGCGACACCGCTGGGAAGGCCCGGCCAACCGGCCGAGCTCGCATCCATATACGTGCAGCTTGCCGACTCCGAAGCCAGTTTCGCCACCGGGCAGATCTACGGCGCCGCAGGTGGCAGCGGACATCCATAA
- a CDS encoding RidA family protein, which produces MEKNTTDPWAWGKYTNSVQAVEIKQPEGTLYCSGQVAIDANGQPVAGDMNAQLELTIRNLEQLITEAGYEPSGIVRLNVYTTSTQEFFTSCVQTYQTWIAKHGIKQATTMLEVKALFGGLTVELEATVVK; this is translated from the coding sequence ATGGAAAAGAACACAACGGATCCCTGGGCTTGGGGTAAGTACACAAATTCGGTTCAAGCAGTCGAAATTAAACAGCCGGAGGGCACACTTTACTGCTCCGGGCAAGTTGCGATCGACGCGAACGGGCAGCCTGTTGCCGGTGATATGAATGCACAGCTGGAACTGACTATCCGAAATCTGGAGCAACTCATTACGGAGGCGGGCTATGAGCCCAGCGGCATTGTAAGGCTAAATGTTTACACTACTTCAACACAAGAGTTCTTCACGAGCTGCGTCCAAACCTATCAAACATGGATTGCAAAACATGGCATCAAACAGGCCACTACCATGCTGGAAGTGAAGGCATTATTTGGTGGACTTACTGTTGAGCTGGAAGCGACGGTAGTAAAGTAG